CTCTGAAATCCCATTaataaggggatgggggggggttattacTTAGCTCTGCCTCGAATTAATGTGTTTATCTGGGCCCTAATGGCGTGACCTCAGCTAATACGAGGTCGGTGGGTTGGTGCTAATCTCCGCCATTTCCCCTGCCTATGTTTGTaaatgtacgtacacacatatatgtatgtatgcttacgtGCATGCTTTTCGCTAGTGTAGTTTATGGGAGGTTGCGatgaatgttttttgtttgttttaagaatACCCTTGTAGTTATGAATAGTATTGCCTCTTGTGCAATttgcatataaattataaatttgatataacTTAACGTGTAGAGTTTTCAATGTTTTTATTCttcagtaacgatgatgatgataataacaaataaaaagacagtaataatagtaacaacagtaacattaataacaggaacaatgatgatggtcataacaatgataatgaggataatatcaatgataccagttataatgataataatagtaataataatattaatgataacaatgatgataaggatattagcgacaataatgatgataatgataatgataatagtattgataatgaaatagaaacgtaataataataataataataataataataataataatgataaggataaagatgattataaaaaataacaaatgatgataagaataaaaataatgtcaatgataataatgaaaataaaaataatggtgataatgttgatagtattGACAATTacggtaataagagtaatagtaatagtaacaataatgatgatgataatgataataataataataataatgataataatgataataataatagtggtaataatgataattaataataatagtaatgatggtaataataataataataataataatgataataatcataatactaatgataatgatgatggtgattataataataataataataataataataataataataataataataatagtaataataataataatgataataataataataataataatgataatgataataataataataataataataataataataatatcatcataataataataataataataataataataataataataataatgataataatagcaataataataatgataataataataacaacaacaataatagaaataataataacaataattccccAACTTCTGTttcgtgacctctgacctctttCGTAGGCGGAGTAGCTGTCAATCAAAGCTCTGTGTTCACACCTTTGCAAAGTGAAGGTAACCCGAATGACGTCATCGTGAGTGTGACGTCACGGCGAGGCATCTCAGACAGCTTGGCGCCAAAATTCCTCTACcttagcccccccctcccccatagcATTCTTTCGCAGTAAACAAACATGCACTGCTGACGAATACAGTGTATACACAAAGAAATGCAGGAACACAGAATAATACAACACctataaagacagagagactgaaagaggtAGCATGaacaatgcgtatatatatatatatatatatatatatatatatatatatatatatatatatatatatatatatatatatatatatatatgtatatgaatatatatctatatatatatataatatatatatatatatatatatatatatatatatatactatatatatatatatatatgatatatatatatatatatatatatattatatatatataatatagtatgatataatatatatacatacacacatacacatacacacatacacatacacacaaatacacatacacacatataagcgtgtgtgtgtgtgtatgtgtatccttgcctgttctatctatttatatatctatatttctttctatctatctgtctagacacacacacacacacaaacacacacacacacacacacacgtattatctatatctatctatgtatctatctatctatctatctatctatctatctatctatctatctatctatctatctatctatctatctatctatctatctatctatctatatatatatatatatatatatatatatatatatatatatatatatatatatttacacacatacatgcacatatgcatatatacatgtatatgtaaatgcatatatgtatatatatgtatacatatgtatatacatacatacatacatacatacatatatatatatatatatatatatatatatatatatatatatttatatatatatatatgtgtgtgtgtgtgtgtgtgtgtgtgtgtgtgtgtgtgtgtgtgtgtgtgtgtgtatgtgtatacagtgtgtgtgtgtatgtatatgcacacacacacacacacacacacacacacacacacacgcacacacacacacacacacacacatacatacatatatatattatatatatatatatatatatatatatatatatatatatatatatatatacacacacacacatcacacacacacacacacacacacacacacacacacacacacacacacacacacacacacacacacacacacacacacatatattatatatatatatatatatatatatatatataatatatatatatatatatatatatatatatatatatatatatatatatatatatatatatataaacacacacacacacatacacatatgtctatatctatctatcatctatctatgtatctatctagctatcatgtatgtatgtatgtatgtatctatatatgtgtgtgtgcatgggtagatgtttgtgtgtttttctgtctattgTTTTTGTTcgcgtaaaatatatgtaaaagaagAGGCCAAACAATAGTGAAAGGGAGCAAATATTCACAATACGTggttgacctttgacctgatATCGAGGCGGGGCATCCGTCAGTCACAGCGGAATCGTCACACCTTTGCAGCGACGAGAACTGACCTTTGGTGACCTTTTGCGTGACGTCACGGCGTGGTGCTCCCGATGACTTCATAGCGACACTCCAGACAGCGTGGCGCTGTTCGACCACGTCCGGTCAAAAAAGGCCTTTTGTTGCAAGGTCTACAGGATGTGCAAGATGCAGGCTAAGAGGGTAttacggatctctctctctctctctctctctctctctctctctcttctctctctctctctctctatctatctatctgtctatccatctatcaatctgtctatcagtctatctatctttccgttctcccccccccctctctctctctctctctctctctctctatctatctatctatctatctctatctatctatctatctactctatctatctatctatctatctatctctatttatctatctatctatctaactatctatctatctatctatctctatctctctggatACTTAGATAGATGGTCAGACATAAATAGATTGACAGGCATATAATAATACTGACGCGAAGCGACATTGTGTGAACTGCTTTCTTTAATTCAATGAGACATTAAAATCTCCGATTCAATGAACATTTGCCCAATACGAAGGGCTTACGTCATTTCCGGAAAAAAGACCATGAACCTGCGTCATGCTGTTTCGCTGCTTAAGCAAACAAAGCTGTGATTAAGCAACGGTTAGCATAATGTGTGAATTCCTCCGCAATGTCTAATCATTTTGCTTGTCTGAAGACGGGGGTAGAAGAATTCATGCCACGTAATAAGGCATTTCTGTGAATCTAACCTATAAACGACATACCTAGGCGGAGCACCTGTCAATCACTGGGCCGTCTTTACACCTTTGCACGCAAGGGCTGACCTAGCGTGACCTTCTTCGACTGTTCTTCTGACCTAGGTTGAATGACGTCACGGCGCGACGCGGCAGACAGCTTGGCGCCGGACTTACCTCTGGATGAGGGATTTCCACTTCTAGGGATGATGTGCCGAGTTTGGTGTCGCCTCTGTCGGCTTGTCTGACCGGGACGCCGGGAAACCAAGTGGCTGCACAGGAGGAGGGAAATCGTTTTGCTTCgattcctctccgtctctctctctcgttgtctgtctgttctctgtctgtctgtctgtctgtctgtctctctctctctctctctctctctctccctctctctctctctctctgtttctccgtttctctgtctctgtctgtttgtctgtctgtctctttctctctctctctctccccacacacacacactccacacacacacacacaacacacacacaccacacacacacacacacacacaacaccctactACACCTCTGTCTCGTctcgtctgttgtctgtctgtctctgtctcttctctcttctgtctgtcttcttctcgtctctctctctctctctctctctctctctctctctctctctctctctctctctctattatatttattattatatttaatactatatatatatatatatatatatatatatatatatatatatatatatatatatatatatatatatatatatatatatatatatatatatatatatatatatatatatcatattctttgtATACTTCCTAAAATAACGGAGAACTCTACTTGTAAGCCTAAATACCTGCTAGACATCCGTGTACAAGGTGCCGATCCGCAATCTCAAGTTCGAATCCGAAGCGCGACTCTGCCGGCGCGCGCGCGGATGTTGGCCAAAGCGAATAATTGGCTCATCGCAAGACTTCGCGCCAAGAAGGAAAACGCAAATAGCTAGCGAACGCCTTTTCTTCGCAACCTCTTTCCTTTCTGCCTCGACAAAGCGGCGGGAGAGGAGCCACATAGGCAACAATGTGCACTTGACCTCCGAGCCGCGTGCGGGCGGGGCGCCTGTCAGTCAGCGGCGCGAAATCACACCTCTGCAAACGGGAGCTGACCTGCGCTGACCTCGCACGCGTGACGTCATGAGAATAACCTgaccagacagcgtggcgccgtTGCACATGTCTGGGCGAGTTGTTGGGATATTAGGTTTCGGGATTaatcgttattgatatcattagcaGGAAATTGTATGAATGTGCTACAGAGACACAGATAAGGCTAGAAAAATatagtaaagatagatagaaagacagatagacttCTCTATAAATAGAATAATCCACGATAATGCAGTGTATAATGCGAGAGACAATAAGAGTGACCTAGCAGCACGTTTTGTTGACGATTGcagtatgattatatgtattttcatcTATATGACAAAAATATCAGGGTCTGTTCAGGCAAACAGCCTCTCACCCCGAGCCGGCGCTCTGCGAGGTCAGAACCGCCGCAGGGACGAGGCGCCTAGAAGTCTAGCGCGTCTGGTGATGACGTCATGGTGATATTTGCGTGACGTCATCGAAGGAGAGGTCACCGAAGGTCAACATCCCCTGCGAAGGTGTTAAGCGGCGGCAGGGAGTGACACCTGCTCCGCCCTGTGGTTCAGGTGAGCTAATTATAGGGGGGGGACAACCCAATAGTTATAAGCGGTttgtaggtatacatacatacacagaattaTATCTCTATTAAAGTTAAATGTTAGGCATTCACAACCGTGCATGACCACCATAACCATAAACAAACCAGTTctgaataatcaaatatatttccTAACAGTGGGAAGCAAGTAAAATTCCCAGGCTCAATCTATATGGCCGTTCGTGTTTCCAGATGAATTTCGCGGAGCACACAGCCCGCGCCGGAGAGGCTTCCAGGCCCCTTCTCCCTGGCCTCCTCCCGCGCCCGCCCTGGCCTTCTCCCTGGCCTCCTCCCGCGCCCACCCTGGCCTTCTCCCTGGCCTCCTCCCGCGCCCACCCTGGCTTCTCCCTGGCCTCCTCCCGCGCCCACCCTGGCCTTCTCCCTGGCCTCCTTCCGTTCCCGCCCTGGCCTTCTCCCGCCTTCGACAGCGGCCGCCGCCATCTGCCGCGCGGAGCATCCATAACAAACGACAATCGGCTCAAACTCATTTTGACAGGCGAGCCGAAGAATTTTAGGATTGTATCTAATTGCTCTGGCCTGCAGCCAGAGAGGAGAGCAAAGTCGCCCCCGAGACAGCAGGGGGCCGCAGCCGAACAATACTGAGGTCAGAATTAGGTATTTAATGACTTTTAAAACAGTGACCCTTCCAGCGCAAAACAATACAGAGGCAATTTGGGGGAATGGACTGCGTTCGGACCTCGGCTCGCGGGGACGTCAAACGACTCTCTCTTTGGGGACTCTTATATAAACAATTTTCTTCCATTCAAAAGCTAAGGACTTtaacaccaataaaaataaaagtaaaacggCACTGAAACATAAGAAAAGCAATCACCGCAATCGACCTTTGTCCTTATTTGAAACGGATGCCAGCGAGCGCGCACGGAATCGGACGGAGGGAAGGAGCGTGTCTAACGGAGAGGGATATGGGTTAAACGACGCTTCCAAAACCTCAATTTGCAgttaaaatgtatttttccccGAGCGGTtcaattgtcattatttattattggggATATTTCGGTTCGAGAGGCGACATACGCCATTTATCCACCGTATGGCATGCGGCCTGCGTTTATTTCTCTCAGCCATGTTATGACATTAACTATGAACTGTTGCAGGTCGGGAGTTGCTAACGCTGTGTGTGTTCAGCTCGCGTTGCGTCGGGGTTTGCAAGGGCGAgctgggtgtgtgtgctgtgtccaTTGTGTTATAGTTgatattcgttctttttgttcATGAAAATGGTCGAACATAACAGgctatgaaaacacacacacacacacacacacacacacacacacacacacacacacacaatttatatatatatatatatatatatatatatatatatatatatatatatatatatatatatatataatatatatatattatatatatatatatatatatatatatacatacatgtgtgtgtgcgtgtttgtatgcctaaatgtaatatatatatatatatatatatatatatatatatatatatatatatatatatatatgtatacatacatatacacacagatatgaacACATagatgtgtgcatacacacacacacatgcatatacatatacacagacacacacacacagacacacacacacacacacacacacacatacatatatatatatatatatatatatatatatatatatatattatatatataatatatatatatatataattatatatatatatataatatatatatatatatatatatatatatatatatatattacacacacacacacacacacacacacacacacacttatatatatatatatatatgtctgtgtatgtgtatacatacatgtatgtatatagatagataagtatatatatgtatatatatgcattcatatatatatgtatatatattgtgtatatatatatattatatatatgtgttatatatattatatatatatatatatatatatatatatatatatatatacatatatatacatatatatatatatatatatatatatatatattacacgcatatatatatatatatatatatatatatatatatatatatatatatatatatatgaatagcaaaacactcttccgtgttgatacaatggaagaaaaaaacccacaatacaaaaactaaatttattgaaaatgagactacagtttcgaaatccacctggattccatcttcaggtctgtatatatatatatatatatatatatatatatatatattatatatatatatatatatatataatatatattatatatatatatatatatacaaagagcgagagaggagaagacccGCAGTCGCTTCTCCCGACTCGAGGCTTGCTCCTGACCCAGCCTGTCCCGTTGCCTTCTTCGCAAGCGTCCGAAAGGTGTGAGAGAGTAATAGGATAAAGgcaggaagcggggggggggggggggcagcgggggCGCGCGTGCTCAAGACCGGGCTTAATGAGCCTCGTTGAGTGAGGCCCCAGCGGGACGTCCGGGCCAGGGGGAgcaccccccccccgcgccgtGACCTCGCTCGCGGACCCCGACCTGAtggcaggaaaggggggggagaggagaagaaagaaagggaggggaaagagagagatgagaacaaaTGAGGAACAGACGAATGTATAGGAATTataaacgaagagagagacgagagagaaaatgaaatgcaaacatagaagtgagggaggaggtggatggcgacggggagaggagggagagaagaggacaaagagagaaaaggaagaacacactgacagagagagaaagagagagagagagagagagagagagagagagagagagagagagagagagagagagagagagagagagagagagagagagagagagagagagagagagagagagagagagagagagagagagagagagaagagagagagagaggagagagagagagagagagagcgagagagagagagagatagagagagagagagagagagagagagagaaagagagtgagagagagagagaaaccgagatgaagaaaaacacaaagcaactcagagaaaaaagcagaggcgcctttcccctccctgcccACATTTCCCTACGCGCTTATTCTCGGTTCACAAACTCTCATAGATAAAGCTAAATACATGAATATCATACTTACGCacacataaaaaatgtatttatatatatgcacacacagtatatgtatatatatatgtatatatgtatatatatatatatatatatatatatatatatatatatatatataactcatatatatatatatatataatataatatatatatatatatatatatatatatatatatatatatagatacacatacacacacacacacacacacatacacacacacaacacacacacacacacacacacacacatatatatatatatatatatatatatatatatatatatataatataatatatatactatcatatatatactatatatatatatatatatatatttatatatatatatatatagtatatatatatatatatatatatatatatatatttatatatatgtatatgtgtgtgtaatataataaataaataaatatatatatatatatatatatatatatatatatatatgtatatatatatatatacacacatattatatatatatatatatatatatatatatatatattatatatatatatatatatatatatatatattgtatatattacacacgctcacacgtgtgtgtatgtgtgtctatacataccttgcatacatacatacatatatataaacacccacacacacacacatatatcacacacatatatatatatatatatatatatatatatatatatatatatatataatatatatgtatatacatatatatattaatatatatatatatatatatatatatatatataatatatatatatatatatatattatatatatatatatatatgtatatatatatatatatatatatatatatatatatatatatatatatatatatatacacgtgtgtgcgcGTAAGTTATGAATTAGAGAGGCAAAGGGCAGTTTGCTGCGGCTCCAAACTTCCCTTCATTTGGCTAATGATAACCAAGGTAATGGAGAAATAAGCTGTGAAAGACTGATGAGGCGgagggaaaaagacgaaaaagaaggaaggtgagaagaagagaaaagtggaaaGGAATATTACTAATTACGTACTGGAATAGAGAAGTCACTaaggattttgttttaaaatgaaagaaaCTAAAGATAAAAGCAACAAGGACATAGTCTGAGCgtcctggtattttttttttttttgactgtgtcGACTTAGCCtttgaaaaatcaaaatatttacaaagaaggaaaagaagtaatgagagaaaaacaataataatgaagactttGCCTGGACTTCAAAGGTTCCGCAGGCCAGGCTCGACTAACGCTGAAGCTCCGCCTCCTACTTCTCTGAACCAATCAGCGAGCCGAGGAATCCCGAGCCGAGCCAGCCCCTTCCGCTGAGCCAATCACCGCGCAGGAAGACATCTTCCCGGGGACGCGATTGGCCGGCCGCCGACAGGTCAAGTGACATAAAGGTGTGAAGTCCTGTTTGCTTCGACACTTCATCTGACACCTTCAAGCGATCGTGTGTGTAGCAGTGTACCATTACTGCACCTTGGACTTACATAGGAAGTGATTTATTAACAGTTTGTGTCGTGATACATTCACAATGCCGCGCCCTTCTCGTGAGAGCTACGGCGACCAGAAGCCGCCGTACTCGTACATCTCGCTGACGGCCATGGCCATCTGGAACAGCCCCGAGAAGATGAGCACGCTGGCCGAGATCTACAAGTTCATCATGGACAACTTCCCCTACTACCGCAAGAACACGCAGCGCTGGCAGAACTCCCTCCGCCACAACCTCTCGTTCAACGACTGCTTCATCAAGATCCCTCGGCGCCCCGACCGCCCCGGCAAGGGCGCCTACTGGACCCTCCACCCGTCCGCCATGAACATGTTCGAGAACGGCAGCTTCCTCCGCCGCAGGAAGCGCTTCAAGATCCCCCGCGACGAGAAGGACGCCCTCGAGGCCGGCATGACGTCCTTCGGCGGCGGACCGCGGCAGGAGGAGCTGGCGTCAGGCATGCCCCGCGACCTGGGCCACATCGCGCAGGAGCTGGGCCAGCACCTGGGCCACCTGGGCCACTTCGCCTCCCCCGCGCCGCCCTCGGGCCCGTCGGCGCCCAAGCGTCAGGCCTTCACCATTGAGAACCTGGCCACCAGCGACGCCCGTCCCAGCCCGCCCGCCCCCGcctccctgccttccttcctgccGCCCATGGGCGTCGGGATGGGCCAGCAGCACATCCAGGCGGCCGCCCACTCGCACCACCCCGCCCACCAAGTGGGCGTGAGGTGTACCTCGTGCCCGTCGTGCGTGGGCGCGTCCCTGCCTCAGCTGTACACCGCCGCCCTCGCCATGAACATGAGCCTGGCGGCGCCCACGCCCCTGTACCCGAGCCCGCTGCTGCACAGCCTGCGGCCCGACCTGCTGCAGCCGCGGCCGCGCTTCGAGCACGAGCTGAGCCCGCTGTTCGAGCCCGCGCCGGCGCTCGCCAAGCGCGACCCGTACGAGGCGTTCGCGCACAAGTACGAGCAGCCCATCGACCTGTCGCCGGCGCTGGCGAGGCCGGCGGCGGGCGGCGAGAAGGAGAACGCTTTCCGGTTCTCGCCGCCCGTCAGGACCCTCTGAGGTGCCTCCGAGGCCCTGCGGGAGgcgccctccgcctcctccgtcgGGAGCGCTGAGGTCGCGCGTCCCTCTGGCGGCGGCGCGCGCAACCAGAGCCTGCCACCACCCTGTGATAATTGCTcagctatatctatgtatatatttatttgtatatatttatcttattgttattatcttataataataaaaatcaaattgtATTTTGGGAATTTTCTCTTATTCCATATATGTCGACCTTTTGTTCCGCGTCAAAATGCAGTAAACACAATACTCAACAATTAAAGCAAAAAGACTTACttaagaaactctctctctctctctctctctctctctctctctctctctctctctctctctctctctctcgctcccattTTCCCTTCAGAATCAATGTgaagtagaaaacaaaacaatatatagagAATTGCCAGCATACGGACGAAGAAATATGAAAGCCTAGGACTCGCATGAAAGAGACAACAGAGGGGGCAAACCAAGGGTTAATGATAGTTAATAATCGCGTGCAATTGCATTCCCAGGAAAATGAATAGCATATAACACAAACGTATTAAAACTATATCCAAACAAGCGTCTGCGCATACACACAGCCAATCAAACCTTGGCAGGCGCTAGTACAATGGCAAACTAGCTAATaggtaaatatgtgaatatacataacacaaatacaatcacgcacatacatacactatatatatatatatatatatatatatatatatatatatatataaatacacacgcacacacacacacacacacacgaatatgtatatatatatatatatatatatatatatatatatatatatatatattatatatatatatatatatatataaatctaaac
This window of the Penaeus monodon isolate SGIC_2016 chromosome 39, NSTDA_Pmon_1, whole genome shotgun sequence genome carries:
- the LOC119597307 gene encoding LOW QUALITY PROTEIN: forkhead box protein B1-like (The sequence of the model RefSeq protein was modified relative to this genomic sequence to represent the inferred CDS: inserted 1 base in 1 codon); translated protein: MPRPSRESYGDQKPPYSYISLTAMAIWNSPEKMSTLAEIYKFIMDNFPYYRKNTQRWQNSLRHNLSFNDCFIKIPRRPDRPGKGAYWTLHPSAMNMFENGSFLRRRKRFKIPRDEKDALEAGMTSFGGGPRQEELASGMPRDLGHIAQELGQHLGHLGHFASPAPPSGPSAPKRQAFTIENLATSDARPSPPAPXLPAFLPAAHGRRDGPAAHPGGRPLAPPRPPSGREVYLVPVVRGRVPASAVHRRPRHEHEPGGAHAPVPEPAAAQPAARPAAAAAALRARAEPAVRARAGARQARPVRGVRAQVRAAHRPVAGAGEAGGGRREGERFPVLAARQDPLRCLRGPAGGALRLLRRER